The Daucus carota subsp. sativus chromosome 9, DH1 v3.0, whole genome shotgun sequence genome window below encodes:
- the LOC108192608 gene encoding UDP-glucose flavonoid 3-O-glucosyltransferase 6-like isoform X1 → MKQVPAKVLPAICLDEKGSQVMLLCRRKFRETKGIIVNTFAELETFAVHSSCRLLQCSIERSTSNIASSWGCNSAREVKDKRKAKVLQEYCFNNNGLLSQEAIRMLDDGKLRCYSEIFNSSEIGLDSVVSACVYAKDVLHNAILGSVANLLPKWGCFKASMSGDSEADGLRRVNQEKLTINLFKATRDGEGLATP, encoded by the exons ATG AAGCAGGTGCCTGCTAAGGTCTTGCCAGCTATATGTTTGGATGAAAAAGGATCTCAAGTGATGTTATTGTGTCGACGCAAGTTCAGAGAGACTAAAGGGATAATTGTCAACACATTCGCGGAGCTGGAAACGTTTGCTGTTCATTCAAGTTGCAGGCTTTTGCAG TGCAGTATTGAGAGGTCTACTTCAAACATCGCCTCTAGCTGGGGTTGCAACTCTGCAAGGGAGGTGAAGGATAAGAGAAAGGCTAAAGTGCTGCAAGAATACTGCTTTAACAATAATGGCCTATTATCTCAGGAAGCAATACGTATGTTGGATGATGGAAAGTTACGCTGCTACTCAGAGATTTTTAACAGCTCTGAGATTGGCCTGGATTCAGTGGTGAGTGCTTGTGTTTATGCAAAGGATGTTCTGCACAATGCTATCTTGGGGTCTGTAGCAAATTTACTCCCAAAGTGGGGATGTTTCAAGGCGTCAATGAGTGGAGATTCGGAGGCTGATGGGTTGAGGAGGGTTAATCAAGAGAAACTCACCATTAATCTATTTAAAGCTACGAGAGATGGTGAGGGATTAGCAACTCCATAA
- the LOC108192608 gene encoding UDP-glucose flavonoid 3-O-glucosyltransferase 6-like isoform X2, whose translation MVPAKVLPAICLDEKGSQVMLLCRRKFRETKGIIVNTFAELETFAVHSSCRLLQCSIERSTSNIASSWGCNSAREVKDKRKAKVLQEYCFNNNGLLSQEAIRMLDDGKLRCYSEIFNSSEIGLDSVVSACVYAKDVLHNAILGSVANLLPKWGCFKASMSGDSEADGLRRVNQEKLTINLFKATRDGEGLATP comes from the exons ATG GTGCCTGCTAAGGTCTTGCCAGCTATATGTTTGGATGAAAAAGGATCTCAAGTGATGTTATTGTGTCGACGCAAGTTCAGAGAGACTAAAGGGATAATTGTCAACACATTCGCGGAGCTGGAAACGTTTGCTGTTCATTCAAGTTGCAGGCTTTTGCAG TGCAGTATTGAGAGGTCTACTTCAAACATCGCCTCTAGCTGGGGTTGCAACTCTGCAAGGGAGGTGAAGGATAAGAGAAAGGCTAAAGTGCTGCAAGAATACTGCTTTAACAATAATGGCCTATTATCTCAGGAAGCAATACGTATGTTGGATGATGGAAAGTTACGCTGCTACTCAGAGATTTTTAACAGCTCTGAGATTGGCCTGGATTCAGTGGTGAGTGCTTGTGTTTATGCAAAGGATGTTCTGCACAATGCTATCTTGGGGTCTGTAGCAAATTTACTCCCAAAGTGGGGATGTTTCAAGGCGTCAATGAGTGGAGATTCGGAGGCTGATGGGTTGAGGAGGGTTAATCAAGAGAAACTCACCATTAATCTATTTAAAGCTACGAGAGATGGTGAGGGATTAGCAACTCCATAA